The proteins below are encoded in one region of Doryrhamphus excisus isolate RoL2022-K1 chromosome 4, RoL_Dexc_1.0, whole genome shotgun sequence:
- the pggt1b gene encoding geranylgeranyl transferase type-1 subunit beta, which yields MDSKMAEEVILTDELEQLDFLRDRHVRFFQRTLQVLPERYASLETTRLTIIFFALSGLDMLDALNVIDSNVMIEWIYSMQVLPTEDKSNLSRCGFRGSSHIGIPYSTKGPGVLHPYDSGHIAMTYTGLCSLLILGDDLSRVNKQACLAGLRALQLDDGSFYAVPEGSENDIRFIYCATSICYMLDDWSGMDIQKAIEYIRGSLSYDNGFGQGAGRESHGGWTYCAIASLCLMGRLEEALGQRELDRIRRWCIMRQQSGFHGRPNKPVDTCYSFWVGATLELLDVFQYTNFDKNRTFILSTQDRLVGGFAKWPDSHPDPLHAYLGLCGLSLIGEPSLRKVHPALNITQRAFEHLRQLQQTWKDNSDDGCSRQH from the exons ATGGATTCAAAGATGGCGGAGGAGGTGATCCTTACAGACGAATTGGAGCAGCTAGATTTTTTAAGAGACCGACATGTACGCTTCTTCCAGAGAACTCTTCAGGTTCTACCAGAGAGATACGCCTCCCTGGAGACCACTAG GTTGACTATCATATTCTTTGCCCTGTCTGGTCTCGATATGCTCGATGCCCTGAATGTCATCGATAGTAATGTCATGATCGAGTGGATCTACTCCATGCAGGTTCTTCCCACAGAAGACA AATCGAACCTCAGTCGCTGCGGCTTTCGAGGATCATCACACATTGGAATTCCGTACAGCACCAAG GGTCCAGGTGTGCTCCATCCGTACGACAGCGGCCACATCGCCATGACTTACACTGGATTGTGCTCTTTGCTCATACTGGGAGATGACCTGAGCCGTGTCAACAAACAGGCCTGCCTGGCCGGTCTCAGGGCCTTGCAGCTAGATGACGGCAG CTTCTACGCCGTGCCAGAAGGAAGCGAAAACGATATCCGCTTTATCTACTGTGCCACTAGTATCTGTTACATGCTGGATGATTGGTCGGGCATGGATATCCAAAAGGCCATCGAGTACATCCGAGGAAGCTTG TCTTACGATAACGGTTTCGGTCAGGGAGCAGGACGAGAGTCACATG GCGGCTGGACGTACTGCGCCATCGCCTCTCTCTGTCTCATGGGTCGATTGGAGGAAGCGTTGGGTCAGCGGGAATTGGACAGGATCCGCCGCTGGTGCATCATGAGGCAGCAGAGTGGCTTCCACGGTCGGCCCAACAAGCCTGTCGACACGTGCTACTCCTTTTGGGTGGGCGCCACTTTAGAG CTATTAGATGTGTTCCAGTACACCAACTTTGACAAGAACAGGACCTTCATCCTCTCCACGCAAGATCGATTGGTGGGGGGCTTCGCCAAGTGGCCAGACAGCCACCCAG ACCCTCTACACGCCTACTTGGGCCTGTGCGGACTCTCTCTGATCGGCGAGCCCAGCCTGAGGAAGGTCCACCCAGCTCTCAACATCACCCAGAGGGCCTTTGAGCACCTCCGACAGCTGCAGCAGACGTGGAAGGACAATAGCGACGACGGCTGCAGCCGACAGCACTGA
- the LOC131128167 gene encoding coiled-coil domain-containing protein 112, producing the protein MASLATERQHHTQGDSETPSLPDSRDGVDERQSRKKAIQFFKEVQKTRMLVDKLERERMLSIQCRKNGWTDVATELEKYEKTLIAQRSAQKMHLQKQLVKIQNGVREFKKQLIDMKPTPTLIEKLKEIMSQVEISISNLKEEQRSCFGELLKEERTCAQEVTAYEKKIENWSRSTKSDSKLSAVPTVKSKSLDRDLPLEVRALEAFLQKTGGVCGGWEEYDHQVFLKVWTKHRGQASFRKEAKVFLPGKSQEDIEEHERWHQEVIHLQNKRREAIQRWKSRKEVERQTRIQKLAEMEEAERKKKSSKFQQSKTEEEKKLAAQRLEEWKEAKRRKEEQEEEKIRAERVQKNRIAKVERRRHLEAKMTSETSAEEEDEKIRREEKEKEVEKRRKEATKGIRHLIKRDLDRVQAKRQEKLQKQKEEEERQERIMMKLKEKVDSHIGRDPSRLVKPTKGWEERLKSAGSSGGGQVHQMFHRAVPSWRQGL; encoded by the exons ATGGCGTCCCTAGCAACCGAACGGCAACATCACACG CAGGGTGACTCAGAGACTCCATCTTTACCTGATAGCCGGGACGGTGTGGATGAAAGACAGTCCAGGAAGAAAGCCATACAGTTCTTTAAGGAAGTCCAAAAGACCCGGATGCT TGTTGACAAGTTGGAAAGAGAGAGGATGCTGAGTATCCAGTGCAGGAAGAACGGATGGACTGATGTAGCGACAGAGCTGGAAAAGTATGAGAAAACGCTAATAGCGCAAAGAAGCGCACAAA AAATGCATCTTCAGAAGCAGCTGGTGAAGATTCAAAATGGCGTCAGGGAATTTAAGAAACAGCTGATAGACATGAAACCAACTCCCACGT TGATTGAAAAGCTGAAGGAAATAATGTCACAGGTGGAAATCTCCATCAGCAATTTAAAGGAAGAACAACGCTCATG CTTTGGGGAGCTTCTGAAGGAAGAGAGGACATGTGCACAAGAGGTCACCGCTTATGAGAAGAAGATAGAAAACTGGAGCCGTTCCACCAAGTCTGATTCCAAACTCTCTGCTGTTCCAACCGTGAAG agcaaatccTTGGACAGAGATCTCCCTTTAGAGGTCCGAGCTCTGGAAGCCTTCCTTCAGAAGACAGGAGGAGTCTGCGGCGGTTGGGAGGAGTACGATCACCAAGTTTTCCTCAAG GTTTGGACCAAGCACAGAGGGCAAGCCTCCTTCAGGAAAGAGGCTAAAGTGTTTCTGCCCGGTAAAAGTCAGGAGGACATTGAAGAACACGAGAGGTGGCACCAGGAGGTGATCCATCTGCAGAACAAAAGGAGAGAG GCCATCCAAAGATGGAAAAGCAGGAAGGAAGTGGAACGTCAAACCAGGATACAGAAGCTGGCAGAAATGGAGGAAGCTGAGCGGAAAAAGAAAAGTTCCAAGTTCCAGCAAAGCAA AaccgaggaggagaagaagctgGCTGCTCAGAGACTGGAGGAGTGGAAGGAGGCCAAGAGAAGaaaagaggagcaggaggaggagaagattcGAGCTGAGCGGGTCCAAAAGAACAGAATAGCAAAG GTGGAGCGTCGCCGTCATCTGGAGGCAAAGATGACCTCAGAGACctcagcagaggaggaggacgagaagATCAGGAGAGAGGAAAAAGAGAAGGAGgtggagaagaggaggaaggaggcCACTAAAGGCATCAGACATCTCATTAAACGG GATCTGGACCGAGTCCAAGCAAAGCGTCAGGAGAAGCTGCAGAAgcagaaggaagaagaagagcggCAGGAGAGGATTATGATGAAGCTGAAGGAGAAA GTGGACAGCCACATCGGCAGGGATCCATCCAGGTTGGTGAAGCCCACCAAGGGATGGGAGGAGCGACTGAAGAGCGCCGGATCTTCAGGAGGAGGACAAGTTCACCAAATGTTTCACAG AGCTGTTCCTAGTTGGAGACAGGGGCTGTGA